A genomic segment from Bradysia coprophila strain Holo2 chromosome III, BU_Bcop_v1, whole genome shotgun sequence encodes:
- the LOC119075153 gene encoding ubiquitin carboxyl-terminal hydrolase 10-A isoform X2 has product MFEKQPDQYEFLDLSDVNDDERTRLSTALQPINAASSALLNNDVNQIVTAGIQFAPQYEYIQSNLNWPAVPYDDIHQQYPQLSYNTSVNLVDSKENKNMTPHTTVSHQQPSATSNNQQQQQQPPPTAPQQQSAQNPIQSGPPQNANIPSHIAQQAAQQHLYSQPPPNFVPHSGGMYQILPQGMPNVYVNNVTANVNLHGYMSHAPMQHYMSANAPPFIPADMQQQQQQQQQQAVPSMHEQQQPQASGTNSYVRGGGIRGRGRGRGGNSGSGTTRREYLRQQNTQEVQQPVLDQQSMLQHGNFIYYPYFAPQHMQVGMPSAQHATGSLTGQPLYASNNMMPTTYIPAHQIYGYPNVVYPSMVPPDYSMMEGKVDESPENAMQQMWHHIPIEYADHQQIEHQMHQQHPEEFMQQEEMDEYNYNQNIDHNTPHMLSPMYKEDQPYQQMHLSPEFVPQPLVHLSPQQMIEVQPQQQHLQQQQAVAAQQAQQQQQIQQPFNETVSGNEYDSTNNQDGNNVDAATVALPNQHGNDYHKSIDSFNNNVQDKNMPPVENSQPRIIPSDGVKVPVVTTINNNNSLKGSNSNTSSSDNSNSGSGISSGGCDNKSVESTSVVPKSVQLNSVQAQPPAVISTADLNKLATSVSEKLIIKSDHGPLKPTSTGPWNKKNTTSVAVSAVPISYPPPPFQTTNTRNTDSTSSTNHKPTVPKSDNTLTKETTKDTTDISSEQLQKPISVNASTSNTYQSSIESRSVKVEVIPRSDNSSSVVNSSDSVLSSTKSIVKDEATASTQNPIQSPTIASLNNEPSTAATPAAPPTWAGLFAAKPGYATRTHSESISRKPVAKVSPFETSLNNAPQNNFSFEGQLSYSAASSQGLPTPSSNVSLGTGAHKKTVTVAPSKATIAPQGDESSLKMGEFFQKYKVDNSSVSLRPRGLINRSNNCYMNASLQALVACPPFYNLMRSIPLQPVVLRSKTNTPTVDAMVELINEFSHLPPGARLTQHKKSHKKEDVAYDLVSDQPFEPTGIYKLWNSARPENEGRQEDAEEFLGFLLNKLNDEMLELKKLVEKPAVAEPQQSVANGDVNGETADDGDEWQLIGNKNKGSITRSADFGRTPLSDIFRGELRSRLQREGDHSTDIMQPFFTLQLNIEKAASVKEALENFVGKDQVDGVTCSKTNQEVMAWQQMTLEKLPVVLVLHLKWFDYKLDGCTKILKTVEFPIELKIDSKIISSKKYSQKQKQYKLFAVVYHDGKEASKGHYITDAFHCGYLCWLRYDDSSVKVINESSVLHPRVPRVPYLLYYRRSDTIGQPSNHK; this is encoded by the exons ATGTTTGAG AAACAGCCGGACCAATATGAATTCCTAGACTTGTCCGATGTTAACGATGACGAACGAACACGTCTATCGACAGCCTTGCAACCGATTAATGCAGCTTCATCAGCGCTATTGAACAATGATGTGAATCAAATTGTCACTGCTGGCATTCAATTCGCTCCTCAATATGAATACATTCAGTCAAATCTCAATTGGCCAGCAGTGCCATACG ATGATATACATCAACAATATCCGCAGTTGTCATATAACACAAGTGTAAATTTAGTTGATtcaaaggaaaacaaaaatatgacgCCTCACACGACCGTATCGCATCAACAACCATCAGCAACCAGCAACAaccagcagcagcagcaacaaccaCCACCAACAGCGCCTCAACAACAATCCGCACAAAATCCTATACAATCGGGACCACCACAAAATGCAAACATTCCCTCACACATAGCTCAGCAAGCTGCGCAACAACATCTTTATTCACAACCACCACCAAATTTTGTACCACACAGTGGTGGTATGTATCAGATATTGCCACAGGGAATGCCGAACGTGTATGTTAATAATGTGACGGCCAACGTCAATCTGCACGGCTATATGTCTCATGCTCCCATGCAACACTATATGTCAGCCAATGCTCCACCTTTTATACCCGCTGACatgcagcagcagcaacaacagcagcagcaacaggCAGTGCCTTCTATGCATGAACAG CAACAACCACAGGCATCAGGTACAAATTCATATGTTCGTGGAGGTGGAATTCGTGGAAGAGGACGCGGTCGTGGTGGAAATAGTGGAAGTGGAACAACACGACGCGAATATTTACGCCAGCAGAATACACAAGAAGTTCAGCAACCGGTGCTTGATCAACAGTCAATGTTGCAGCACGGAAATTTTATCTATTATCCATATTTCGCTCCTCAACACATGCAAGTCGGTATGCCATCTGCTCAACACGCCACTGGAAGCCTGACTGGTCAGCCACTATATGCAAGCAACAATATGATGCCCACAACATATATACCAGCCCATCAAATCTACGGTTATCCGAATGTAGTGTATCCATCCATGGTGCCACCTGACTATTCGATGATGGAAGGTAAAGTTGATGAGTCGCCGGAAAATGCGATGCAACAAATGTGGCATCACATACCAATTGAGTATGCTGACCATCAACAAATTGAACATCAAATGCATCAACAACATCCGGAAGAATTCATGCAACAGGAAGAAATGGACGAATATAATTacaatcaaaatattgatcACAACACACCGCATATGTTGAGTCCAATGTATAAAGAAGATCAACCGTATCAGCAAATGCATCTGTCGCCCGAATTCGTTCCGCAACCACTAGTTCATTTGAGTCCTCAACAAATGATTGAAGTGCAGCCGCAACAACAGCATCTACAACAACAGCAAGCTGTCGCTGCACAACAAgctcaacaacaacaacaaattcaacaaCCATTCAATGAGACTGTTAGTGGCAATGAATATGACTCGACAAACAACCAGGACGGTAATAACGTAGACGCTGCCACCGTGGCATTGCCCAATCAACATGGAAATGACTATCACAAATCGATTGACAGCTTTAACAATAATGTCCAGGACAAGAATATGCCACCAGTCGAAAATTCACAACCGAGAATCATACCTAGCGATGGAGTCAAAGTGCCAGTTGTAACAACtatcaataataataattcgttGAAGGGTAGCAATAGTAATACTAGTAGTAGTGACAATAGCAATTCTGGAAGTGGTATTTCTAGTGGCGGTTGTGATAATAAATCCGTTGAATCAACCAGTGTCGTGCCAAAATCTGTACAACTCAATTCAGTGCAAGCACAGCCACCTGCTGTTATTTCTACTGCCGATTTGAATAAGTTGGCCACAAGTGTAAGTGAAAagttaataataaaaagtgaTCATGGTCCGTTAAAGCCAACGTCAACGGGTCCCTGGAATAAAAAGAACACTACATCGGTTGCCGTTTCGGCTGTACCTATTTCCTATCCACCGCCACCTTTTCAAACAACAAACACTCGTAATACTGACTCAACCTCATCAACAAACCACAAACCAACAGTGCCAAAGTCAGATAATACGCTGAcaaaagaaacaacaaaagaTACGACGGACATCTCTTCGGAACAACTACAGAAACCCATTTCGGTCAACGCATCCACATCGAATACTTATCAATCTTCCATCGAATCGCGTTCGGTTAAAGTTGAAGTAATTCCGCGTTCTGATAACAGTTCGTCAGTGGTCAACAGTTCGGACAGTGTGCTATCTTCGACTAAGTCAATTGTCAAAGACGAAGCCACAGCGTCAACACAGAATCCAATTCAATCGCCAACTATTGCATCGTTAAATAACGAGCCCAGTACTGCTGCCACACCAGCTGCACCACCCACATGGGCAGGACTGTTTGCAGCTAAGCCAGGTTACGCTACTAGAACGCATTCGGAGTCAATTTCTAGAAAACCTGTTGCAAAGGTGTCACCGTTTGAAACATCATTGAACAATGCGCCACAAAACAACTTTTCTTTCGAAGGACAACTATCTTACTCGGCTGCTTCATCTCAGGGATTACCAACTCCGAGCTCCAATGTTTCGTTAGGAACCGGTGCACACAAGAAAACTGTGACCGTTGCTCCATCGAAAGCCACAATAGCACCACAAGGCGATGAATCATCGTTGAAAATGGGTG aattttttcaaaaatacaaggTCGACAATTCTTCAGTCAGTCTGCGACCGCGAGGTCTAATAAACCGTTCAAACAATTGTTATATGAATGCTAGTCTTCAGGCGCTTGTTGCATGTCCACCGTTCTACAATTTGATGAGATCAATCCCACTCCAACCCGTTGTCCTACGATCGAAAACAAATACACCGACAGTTGACGCAATGGTCGAACTGATTAACGAATTTAGTCACTTACCTCCTGGTGCCCGTTTAAcccaacataaaaaaagtcACAAAAAGGAAGACGTCGCATACGATTTGGTCAGCGATCAGCCATTCGAACCAACAGGAATTTATAAACTGTGGAACAGTGCACGACCAGAAAACGAGGGGAGACAAGAGGATGCCGAAGAATTCTTGGGTTTCCTTTTAAATAAACTGAACGACGAAATGCTCGAG CTTAAGAAGTTGGTTGAAAAACCTGCTGTCGCTGAGCCACAGCAAAGTGTTGCCAATGGTGACGTGAATGGTGAGACGGCAGATGACGGTGATGAATGGCAG TTGattggaaacaaaaataagGGTAGCATAACCCGATCAGCTGACTTCGGACGTACACCCCTTAGCGACATATTCCGTGGAGAATTAAGATCGCGACTTCAACGGGAAGGCGACCATTCAACCGATATAATGCAACCATTTTTCACATTACAATTGAACATAGAG AAAGCCGCATCTGTAAAAGAGGCTCTGGAGAATTTCGTTGGCAAAGATCAGGTCGATGGTGTAACGTGCAGCAAAACAAATCAGGAAGTAATGGCCTGGCAACAAATGACATTGGAAAAACTACCCGTTGTATTGGTGTTGCATTTAAAATGGTTCGATTACAAGCTGGATGGTTGtacgaaaattttgaagacCGTCGAATTCCCCATTGAGCTGAAAATAGATTCAA AAATCATTTCTTCAAAGAAATACAGCCAGAAGCAGAAACAATACAAACTCTTTGCGGTTGTTTATCATGACGGAAAGGAAGCATCGAAGGGACATTACATAACGGATGCCTTCCATTGTGGTTATTTGTGTTGGTTGCGATATGATGATAGTTCGGTTAAAGTTATAAATGAGAGTAGTGTTCTTCATCCACGGGTGCCACGAGTACCGTATTTGTTATACTATAGGCGATCGGATACGATTGGACAGCCGAGCAATCACAAGTGA